TACCTTCTTCTATATTAGAATTAGAATCTAGTTCTGCCTCTTGGTCTCTTCCAAGTACTTCTTGGTTTGACTTTTCTGGATCTTTTTGATTATCTTCATAATCAACCCTATAGGCCGCTTCTATCTCGCTTACACTTTTGCTTTCATAGACCTTTTCTAGCTCAGCTTCATCTAGACTTCCATAACTCGGTTTGACAGAATCTTTATAATCCTCACTAGCATAAGATTTGTCAGTTATATTTATCACTGAAGATATAAATAATGTCGAGGCGAGCAGGACAGTTTTATTGATTTTTTTCATTGTCTTTTACCTCACTTATATTACAATTTGTTTACAGTTGATTTCTGATTAACATAATCTATTAATATTATAATATATTTGCCCAACAAATGCAACAAAAAGGTTACAAACTTATTAATTTTTGTAAGAATTAGCCCCATAGGAAGATTGGACTTTATAAAAGTGGTCAAAAATGGTATGATTTAAACAGAAATAAATATGAAAATTTATTATTAAGAGAGGATAATTTTATGAAAAATAAATCAATACTCCTAGCCCTAGCCCTTTGCCTAGTGGTAAGTGGGTGTCAAAAAGATCTTGGTAAAGATAATGGGGTTTCAGAAGAAACCATAGCCAAGGCCCTAGACGGAAAAATAGATTTCGAAAAACCAAGCTCAAGCAAAAAGTCAGATGCAGATAATGAAGATGATACTGAAAAGAAAGACAAAAAAGAGCAAACAGCAGATCTTTTGAGAGACTACATGACCAAAATCGGTGAGTTTGATCCATCCCTTGCTAGAAAACTAGATGATGATGAGATTATAGACTTCTACAAAGAAGCCGATAAGATAAGCAAGAACACTGGTTATTGGGATGTAAAAGACTTTTTCTTCCAAGAAATTGCCAAAGCCTACCCAGGCACCTCACTTAAATTCCCACTTGATTCTGTCGCTAGCAAATACCTATGGAAGGCTGCAAGTGATAACGGATCTACAGAAAAATTCGAATACGAAAGAAACTACCTAGTAGAAGAAGGCTATGACTATAACACTGTTTGGTCCTTTACAGACAAAGAAATGGAAGATGCCTTCCACGCTGCCTACAAAAAAAATCCAAGAGCCTACTACGAAGACTATGTGGAAATGGCCTATGATATCCTAACTTCAGATGATAAAGATACAAATGAAGATAAGGACAACAAAGAAGAAGGCGCAGCAGACCCAGCAGAATACAAAAACCTACTCAAATTCGGATCAAGTGAAACCGACTACAAGGCCCTAAAAGAAGCCCTAGTCAACCACTACGAATTTGATAAAAAAATAGTAGAAAAAATCCCAAATAAGGACATAGACCTAGCCTACACCAGAGCACAAAAACGCCTAGAAAAAACAGGCTTCGGTGACATCGGCCTAATCTTTGACGAACTAGGCAAACTCTACCCAGGCGCATCCACCATGTATCCTGGAGAATAGGACAAAGAAATCAAAATAATAGTATTTAATATTAAAGCTTAATAATAAAAAACTGGTGACTCATAATTTTTTAGAATTTATTTTCTAAAAATTTAACCACCAGTTTTTTTAATTTATTTTATCTTCCTAAATCCAAAACAATCAAGCTCGTAAACTTGATCAAAAACTTGATCTATAAATTCCTTGTCGTGTGAAACTCCAATAATTACTCCCTTAAAATTGTTCAGACTCTCTATAATTTCAGGTTGAGAAAGTGGGGATAAGTTTCTCGTTGGTTCATCAAGGACCAACACTTCTGCCCTATCAATATTCATTTTTGCAAAAAATACCTTGGCTTTTTGTCCGCCTGATAAACTTATAAGACTTCTTTCCATCTCTTCTCTCGCAAAATTAAGACTGCCAAGCAAGTTTGAAACCTTAGTTTCTTCTTCCTTACTACGATCCTTTGCAAGATATGAGATTGGAGTTTCAAAATCTCTTAGAAATTCAAAATAATCTTGAGGCATATATCCTACTTTTAGCTTTGATTTTTCTAGGCACTTATAAATCTCTTTAAGAAGAGTCGTTTTCCCCGCTCCATTTTTCCCAATTATGCAAATTTTTTCAGATCCTCTTATTTTTAGCTCAATATTTTTAGATAAGATTTTTTCTCCCGCTTTCAGCTCATTTAATTTTATATCCAAAACTACTTTTGAATTAGAAATTGAAATACTATCATCAAAAAATATCCCTATCGAATCCTCAACATCTGGTCTTTGGGTAAGATTTTCCTTTTCTTTATCAAGTCTTTTTCCGAGAGATTTTACACTTGACATCTTATCCTTGAGGTTTTTACCTTCTATATCATTTTTTGTAGTATTTATGGCGTGATTTACAGAATCATAAACTTTTCTGTATCTTTCCACTTTTTTATCAAATTCTTCCCTATCTTTGTTTGCTCTTGCTTTTTGAATCCTTATTTTATTTTCTCTTTCCTTAATATATAAATCATAAGTCCCATTAAAAACAGTATGTCTGGGGATTTGCCTTCTGTGAACTTGCTCTAAATGAACAATCCTATTAGCAACATTTCTTAAAAGCTCTGGATCATGGGATACAAAAATCAAGGGAATTTTCATATCTTGCATAATTTTAGAAATGAAGTTTGTCGATTCATAATCTAGATCATTGGTCGGTTCGTCAAATAAAAAGACAGTCGGCTCTTTTAGGAGTTCAAACAAAAGCAGGACTTTTATCCTTTCCCCACCTGAAAGGTTCCCTAGTTTTAATTTGCCAAAAATCAGGTTTTCATCAAGGCCAAATTGGTCCAAATACCTATAAAACTTGTTGTAATCTAATAGACTTATATCAGATACTTGGTTCATGTAGGTCTCAACTGTCATTTCTAAAAAATTGTCAGCTAGACTTTGGGGAAGGTAGGAAATTATTTCTCCATTCTTGTGGATCTCGCCGCTTATTCGAGCATAATTCTCAACACTTTCCCTATCGATTACTGTCTTTAACAGAATTGACTTACCATTGCCCTCTTCTCCAATAAGGCCGACCTTGTCGCCAAGATTTAAGGCAAGATCAAAATCTTTTAACAATTTTCTGTCATCTTTTATCAAATCTATATCTAAGTTTTTTATCTGTAACATATATCCTCCTCGGATGATATGCCACTTATGAATAATATTTTTTAAAATTTCAACAAAAAAAGTCCGTCCCAAGTGAACAGACCAATCCAAAAAGAATAATCTTATCCACAATATGGCATACCAAAACACACCAAGTAAATTCTTGGCAAAATCAGTATCAATTTCCATATTGCTTATAAAATCATCTCTATATAATTCTCCTTAATTGTTTATAACTTTACTATACTATATTTATCGTGATTTCAAAATATTTAATACCAAAATTTTAAAAATATTAGATTATCTATCTAGTTACAATTTTTTTCTTAACTCTAGCCCATCATAAACAATATCTGTACCTAATTTATTAAAAGTTATTCGCCTATAGTCACTAAATCCATTATTATAACAAGCTTTTATAGAGCCTATATTCTCTTTGGCGACATCTGCCGAAAGATATTTGCCTCCCTTTGACCTTACAAATTTTTCTAGTCCCGAAATAAGCTCTGTTGCAAGTCCCTGTCCCCAACACTCTTTTTTGAAAGTATAACCAATCCCCCAAACATCACCTTCCATTTTCCGTGTACAGGCAGTACCAATAATTTTTTTATTTACCCTACAAAGAAGAACAAAATAAAAATCATCAGTCCAATCTTCACTCTTATTAAGCTCTCCATTTTTAAAACAATTTCTAATCTCGTCCCCATTTTTATAGTAGGGATCAGCAAGATATTTACCAACCTCTACATTCCCCCAAATATTTGCCACTTCGTCACAATCTTCCATTGTCATATCTTTAATAAATAATCTCTCAGTCTCAAACCTATACTTTCTCATAAACCACTCAAACATTCCCAACCTACTATACTTATAATTTTATACTATTTTTCTCCAGTAAAATTTAAGCACCAAGCCAACTAACAAAAGAAAACCACCTGTAATTGCTAAAGTATAAAATACGATAATATTAATATAAGAAGCCAAGATTGAAACTATAAAAATTGCAACAGCTAATATGCTTATTAGAGAAGAGGCCGATTTTAATTTTATAAAATTTTCTCTCTCATCATATTCTTTTATATACATATCTCTCAATACTTTTTCATCTTTTAGGGCCTTTTTGCTCTTAAAAATCATATAAAGACAAATAAGTTCTACACCTAATATAAGACCAGTAAAAAATCCAAATCCTGAATCATTGATCATAAGTTTTTCCTTTAATAAAAATCTACCCAGTCCCAAAAACGCCATTGCAAAACCTATTAAAGCTTTATAAATTTTCTCTTTTTTTATCAAGTCTTCACGATATTTTTCTAAATTCATTCTTCCTCCTCAAATACAAATACATCTTCTATCTTTAAGTCAAAATATTTTGCTATCTTGTAGGCCAAAGGCAAAGAAGCAATATACTTACCAGTTTCTATAGATGTTATAGTCTGCCTAGTAACCCCTACTATCTCAGCAAGGTCAGCCTGCGACAATTTCTTTTCTTTTCTTAGTTCTGCAATTCTTGTCTTCAATGAACCACCTTCTATTCAAAATAAGTAATTCTTTATTAGAAAGTATAGCATGCTTTGCATTTATTGTCAAGTTTGCTTTACATTTATTGATTTATAAATTTTTTATGTTATAATTGACCTAACAGAATCTCTCCATGCTTAATGTAGGTTTCCTACATGCGGACCACGGAGAGGGCTTTTTTTATATAAGGAGAAAGTATATGGAATTAAAGGAAAACCCTCGTTTGTATTCCGAAAACAAAAAATATAAGAGAAAGCAAAATAAAATATTTCCTATTCTTTTAATAATAAATAGAATTCTGAACTCAAATGACCAACGAAAATCTCTTTTAAAATATTTAGAAAATACTTTTGATAAATACCAAGGTTATTTTAATTATAACTTCATGGGTTTTCCAATAATTGGAAAGATATTCTTTAAACCAATTATTTCATAATAATATTTCTTAATAAAAAAATAATTATATTAAGGCTTTCTATTCATATAAAATAATTTGCCTCTAAGTTTTTTATATGATAAAATTAAATTACCATAAAGAGAAGGCGAGAGACAAGCTCATCGACCCTTCAGCAACCTACCAAAAGGAAAGGTGCTAATGCTTGTATGATGGATACATATTAAACTTGCATCCATCTGTCGATGGGTGTTTTTTTCTTCTCTAAAATTTGAAAGGAGAAAAAAATGTTACAAGAAGTTTATTACAAAAACTATAAGGAAAATCGTAATGGAGATTATAGGAAAGAACCAAAATCCATACCTTACTCTATTTCAGAATTAGATCGTGATGTAATGGAATCATTTTACGACTTTTTAATAGCTGAAGGTTTTGAATGTGTAGACTGGAACTTAACATTTCACACAGTACTTGTAAATACTGAACTAAGACGTTTTGGTATGATACATCTACCAACATACTTCGAGTGCGTTAATTCTAGACATTATACAATTAAAGAATTTTTAGACGAAGTATATTATGCTAATTAGAATTTTTAAATCTGTCACCAGATTTAGCATAAATATTTATTTTAAAAGTAATCTATGATTTCTCTGCCCATATCGCAATAATCAAAGGAAAATTCTTGTCCATAAACCTATTCATTGATTATATGGAAATTGTTCCTTTAGAACGAGTTGCTATGTAATTATATTTTTTAGTAAATTCCGTTATTTCCTTATAATCAGATACTCCGTCATCCTTATTTAGATACAGATTAGAAATTCTTTAAATGTGTTACAAGAATTTCTAATCTGTAAATCGCCTGATGATCCGATTTATCAAATTTATTATAACGATATTTTTTGTTCTTCCTCACTCAATTTTAACTTTTCTAATTTCTTTCAATAATTTCAATTGACTTTTTTCTTAGAAATAATTATAATCTAGTTAGAAAGTGAGAATTTCTAACTAAGGAGGCTTTACTATGTTAGTTGAACTAAAAGCTAAATCACAGGTCACCATCCCAAAAGATATAGTAAATTCAATGGATTTAAATCAAGGTGATCAATTTGAAGTAATTGAAGATAATGGAAAAATTATCCTTATACCTGTTGCAATCTATCCAGAATATGTAATAAAAGAATTAAAAAAGCAAGTAAACGAAATCAAAAAAACTATCAAAAATGGTGAACAACCTGTTTTTGATTCA
This window of the Anaerococcus mediterraneensis genome carries:
- a CDS encoding ATP-binding cassette domain-containing protein; translated protein: MLQIKNLDIDLIKDDRKLLKDFDLALNLGDKVGLIGEEGNGKSILLKTVIDRESVENYARISGEIHKNGEIISYLPQSLADNFLEMTVETYMNQVSDISLLDYNKFYRYLDQFGLDENLIFGKLKLGNLSGGERIKVLLLFELLKEPTVFLFDEPTNDLDYESTNFISKIMQDMKIPLIFVSHDPELLRNVANRIVHLEQVHRRQIPRHTVFNGTYDLYIKERENKIRIQKARANKDREEFDKKVERYRKVYDSVNHAINTTKNDIEGKNLKDKMSSVKSLGKRLDKEKENLTQRPDVEDSIGIFFDDSISISNSKVVLDIKLNELKAGEKILSKNIELKIRGSEKICIIGKNGAGKTTLLKEIYKCLEKSKLKVGYMPQDYFEFLRDFETPISYLAKDRSKEEETKVSNLLGSLNFAREEMERSLISLSGGQKAKVFFAKMNIDRAEVLVLDEPTRNLSPLSQPEIIESLNNFKGVIIGVSHDKEFIDQVFDQVYELDCFGFRKIK
- a CDS encoding GNAT family N-acetyltransferase, yielding MFEWFMRKYRFETERLFIKDMTMEDCDEVANIWGNVEVGKYLADPYYKNGDEIRNCFKNGELNKSEDWTDDFYFVLLCRVNKKIIGTACTRKMEGDVWGIGYTFKKECWGQGLATELISGLEKFVRSKGGKYLSADVAKENIGSIKACYNNGFSDYRRITFNKLGTDIVYDGLELRKKL
- a CDS encoding helix-turn-helix transcriptional regulator, translating into MKTRIAELRKEKKLSQADLAEIVGVTRQTITSIETGKYIASLPLAYKIAKYFDLKIEDVFVFEEEE
- a CDS encoding AbrB/MazE/SpoVT family DNA-binding domain-containing protein gives rise to the protein MLVELKAKSQVTIPKDIVNSMDLNQGDQFEVIEDNGKIILIPVAIYPEYVIKELKKQVNEIKKTIKNGEQPVFDSIDSLFEDLDK